The DNA region TTCGTCGAAAGGGCGTGGCTGCCCGATGATGATCGCGGGTTTCCCGGCGGCGGCGATGTCGGCAATACAGTTCTGTCCGGCATGGGCAACGATGACGTCAGCGGCACAGATCGCCGGCCACGGGTCATTGACCCACGGTGCTCCCGCTACGCCAAGGGTGCGCCAGCGATACTGCGGATGCGCTTCTGCGCAAACGTCGATCATCTCCAGTCGGATGTCCGAACCGCCCGAGCCCTGTAGGACCAGCACGGTGGGGGCTTCGACTCGCTCGGCCGATTCCTGCGGGCGTCCGTCGAATCGGCTGATGCCGCCGACGTAGGAAACCTTGTTCGAATGCGGGCTCAGCCAGGGCGGTTCGTACAGGTCCCGCGACCAGGCCGCCAAGATGTGGTCAGCGAGTTGGTAGGCCATCCGGTGCGGGGGATCAACCCTGTCACCGGGCATCGCGACGACGATCACCGGAACACCGAGTAGCCGCAACAGAGTCGTGACCTCCACCGAGACATCGACGACCGCTGCGGCGGGAGACGCGTCGGCGACCCACTGTGTGATGAGAGCCATCCGTCGTCGAAATCCGCTGTCGTGGAGGGGAGCCCAATGCAGGACCCCATGTGCCGTCGAATCTTCGGCTCGTACCGCGCTGTCGTCGCGGGGCAGCGTGACGACGGCGTGGAACGGATGCGGCTCATCCAGCTTCAGCGACGTCAATGCGGTGACCGGGGTATCGAGGTGTGTGCAGATGCTCTGAGCCCGGCTGAGATGTCCGGTGCCATGGTGATGGATGTAGTAGCCGATCATCTGCGTCAATCCGTCCTCGGTCGTCGATCACGTCGCGGTAGATGTCGAGATAGTCGGTCACCATCGAGGCTGCCGAGCACCGTCGTATTGCCTGTGTGCGTACCGCAGCACGGGACAGCGCCAATACCTCAGGAATCGCCTCGGCCAGCGAGGTGACGTCGTCGGGCGGGACCAGCCGGCCACCAAGGGAATCAACGATCTCGGGGATGCCGCCCCGGGCGAATGCCACCACGGGGGTGCCGCACATCATCGCCTCGGCGACCACAAGTCCATACGGTTCGTCCCACGTCGGGGTGACCAACGCTGCGGCGGACTTTCCCACAAGCTCGGCCAGCTCACGGTGGGGTAGATGCCCGGCGTAGCGGACGGCGGCCCCCAGGAACGGTTGCACGTCTCGGACGAAGTAGTCGACGTCGGAGATGGGGCCTGCGATCACGAGGGACATACCTGCGCGACGGGCCGCCGCGATTGCCAGATGCGGTGCCTTTTCGGGGGTGATCCGACCGAACCACACAAGATCGCTTCCTCCGGGGCCCAAGGGCCAGCGCTGACCGTCGACACCGTTGCGGACGACCGTGATGTCAGACAACAGATGCCGCCATGAGCAAGCGGTGTAGGCGCTGACCGCAGCGAATCGGGCGCCCGAACCAGCGGTGGCACAGATCGCCGATTCCAACCAGGGAGTGGGCGGGGTGTGCAGGCTGCACAGCATTGGTGTGCTCAATGCGGGCGCCATGGCTACGGGGAGGTGATGAAGGCTGTGGTTGTGGATCACGTCGAACTCGTCGCCCCCATTACGCGCCAACCGCAGCATCAAGGTCAGGTACGCATGATGATCGGCCATGAACGACGCGCTTGGCGTGGATGAATCCGCCAGGGCCGCAGTGCTCAGTTCAAGGGTGCGCACCTGCAGGTGGGAACAATCGAGGCCGGGGTCAGAGTCGGGTGCCGCAAACAGCGACACCCGGTGCCCGGCGGCAGTGAGGTCGCGGGCGAGGTGCCACACGTGAGCTTCCAGTCCACCAGCGAAAGGCTGGCGGATCGGGAACTGGTTGGAAGCGATCAGCGCTATCCGCATCGGTGGTGTCACGAGGACACCCGCCGGTAGATGTCACGATGAACCTGTGAAAGCCCGATCCGCTCAGTGTGTCGGGTTTTCCACTCGGCGCGCGGCGGCGGAGTACCGCCTGACCAGCGAGCATGCTCGGCACGAACCGCGGCGTCCAGCGAGGCGTCGTCGAAGTCGTCTTCGGTGAAGGCGAAAACTCCACAGGAATGCTGCTGGTCGTAGAACCCACAGCTGGGCGCCACGACCGCGGTTCCCAGATCGAAGCACGCCTCCAGCCAGCCGGAGTGTGTGCCGAACCGATACGGCAGG from Mycobacterium sp. DL includes:
- a CDS encoding glycosyltransferase, encoding MIGYYIHHHGTGHLSRAQSICTHLDTPVTALTSLKLDEPHPFHAVVTLPRDDSAVRAEDSTAHGVLHWAPLHDSGFRRRMALITQWVADASPAAAVVDVSVEVTTLLRLLGVPVIVVAMPGDRVDPPHRMAYQLADHILAAWSRDLYEPPWLSPHSNKVSYVGGISRFDGRPQESAERVEAPTVLVLQGSGGSDIRLEMIDVCAEAHPQYRWRTLGVAGAPWVNDPWPAICAADVIVAHAGQNCIADIAAAGKPAIIIGQPRPFDEQLATARALSRAGLAIVLEDWPDLGAWPSLFAAAGALEADGWRRWQTAGAAARAADTVAAIAQGHSLGGGA
- a CDS encoding glycosyltransferase family 4 protein, producing the protein MRIALIASNQFPIRQPFAGGLEAHVWHLARDLTAAGHRVSLFAAPDSDPGLDCSHLQVRTLELSTAALADSSTPSASFMADHHAYLTLMLRLARNGGDEFDVIHNHSLHHLPVAMAPALSTPMLCSLHTPPTPWLESAICATAGSGARFAAVSAYTACSWRHLLSDITVVRNGVDGQRWPLGPGGSDLVWFGRITPEKAPHLAIAAARRAGMSLVIAGPISDVDYFVRDVQPFLGAAVRYAGHLPHRELAELVGKSAAALVTPTWDEPYGLVVAEAMMCGTPVVAFARGGIPEIVDSLGGRLVPPDDVTSLAEAIPEVLALSRAAVRTQAIRRCSAASMVTDYLDIYRDVIDDRGRIDADDRLLHPSPWHRTSQPGSEHLHTPRYPGHRIDVAEAG